The following are encoded together in the Streptomyces rapamycinicus NRRL 5491 genome:
- a CDS encoding PucR family transcriptional regulator, producing MPLLTVADVLRLPVIVAGLPRVMAGEDQLARAVRWVHVTELLDPASFLEGGELVLTTGMPQPNDPSRLRGYVDQLADIGAAGLVVELGRRYQQAPPDLVAACRARDLPLIVLSRGIRFIEVTQHVHALILDAQGELLRRSQQVHEIFTGLTLRNAEPKELVRAAADLMGRPVVLENLLHHAVFSGTAGGTAGQVLEAWQRRSRATPTPDTTQASGPEGWLVAPVEHNGRRWGRLVAVPNAAAPAADPEHTMILGRAATALTLARLTGHTQWDRQAHTCALLELLRWSYRGRTEARIRIEALGIPVVGHRLIALAIGHHGATADETGLDDRLADALQGSGIRALVGRVSPDRTGVLLALARASAWQPVVERVSRLTEETLGAPAVVAVGPGVTEIDQVARVFREAEEVADAIGPTTPHRPFHVPSDVGLPELLYALRDDIRVQRYVEHQLGRLIEYDERHAGDLLTTLRHYLAAGNKSIAAKQIGLSRQAFYQRLHTIERLLGRDLESGVQRTQLHVAVTALDTLTASGAGGWGA from the coding sequence ATGCCGTTGCTCACGGTTGCCGACGTCCTGCGTCTTCCCGTCATCGTCGCGGGACTTCCCCGTGTGATGGCCGGTGAGGACCAGCTGGCCCGTGCGGTCCGCTGGGTGCACGTCACCGAGCTGCTCGACCCCGCCTCGTTCCTCGAAGGCGGTGAGCTGGTGTTGACCACCGGCATGCCCCAGCCCAACGACCCCAGCCGGTTGCGCGGCTATGTGGACCAGCTGGCCGACATCGGTGCCGCGGGGCTCGTGGTGGAGCTCGGCCGCCGCTACCAGCAGGCGCCACCGGACCTGGTGGCCGCCTGCCGCGCCCGGGACCTGCCGCTGATCGTCCTGTCCCGTGGCATCCGCTTCATCGAGGTGACCCAGCACGTCCACGCGCTGATCCTCGACGCACAGGGCGAGCTGCTGCGCCGCTCCCAGCAGGTGCATGAGATCTTCACCGGGCTGACGCTGCGCAACGCCGAACCGAAGGAGCTGGTACGCGCCGCCGCCGATCTGATGGGCCGCCCGGTGGTCCTGGAGAACCTGCTGCACCACGCGGTGTTCTCCGGTACGGCGGGCGGCACGGCCGGCCAGGTCCTGGAGGCGTGGCAGCGCCGTTCCCGCGCCACGCCGACCCCCGACACCACGCAGGCCAGCGGCCCGGAGGGCTGGCTGGTGGCCCCCGTCGAGCACAACGGCCGCCGCTGGGGGCGGCTGGTGGCGGTGCCGAACGCGGCCGCCCCCGCGGCCGACCCGGAACACACCATGATCCTGGGACGGGCCGCCACCGCCCTCACCCTCGCCCGGCTGACCGGCCACACCCAGTGGGACCGCCAGGCCCACACCTGCGCCCTGCTGGAGCTGCTGCGCTGGAGCTACCGCGGCCGCACCGAGGCACGCATCCGCATCGAGGCCCTCGGCATACCGGTCGTCGGCCACCGCCTGATCGCCCTGGCCATCGGCCACCACGGCGCCACCGCCGACGAGACGGGCCTGGACGACCGGCTCGCCGACGCCCTTCAGGGTTCCGGCATCCGGGCCCTGGTGGGACGGGTCTCCCCGGACCGGACCGGGGTGCTGCTCGCCCTGGCCCGGGCCAGCGCCTGGCAGCCGGTGGTGGAGCGGGTCAGCCGGCTCACCGAGGAGACACTGGGCGCGCCCGCGGTGGTGGCGGTCGGACCGGGGGTGACCGAGATCGACCAGGTGGCGAGGGTGTTCCGGGAGGCCGAGGAGGTGGCGGACGCCATCGGCCCCACCACCCCGCACCGGCCGTTCCACGTGCCCTCCGACGTCGGACTGCCCGAGCTGCTGTACGCGCTCCGCGACGACATCCGTGTGCAGAGGTACGTCGAGCACCAGCTGGGCAGGCTGATCGAGTACGACGAGCGCCACGCGGGCGATCTGCTGACCACGCTGCGCCACTACCTCGCCGCGGGCAACAAGTCCATCGCCGCCAAACAGATCGGCCTGTCCCGCCAGGCGTTCTACCAGCGGCTGCACACCATCGAACGGCTCCTCGGCCGCGACCTGGAGTCCGGTGTGCAGCGCACCCAGCTCCATGTCGCCGTCACCGCCCTGGACACGCTGACGGCGTCCGGCGCGGGAGGATGGGGCGCATGA
- a CDS encoding methyltransferase — MTSETGYLLDNRQREAGRRFDALAELFDPWTLDHLDQLGLAAGWRCWEVGAGGPSVPTALAGRVGPTGQVLVTDIDTSWLTRLSGPATGPVEVRRHDVARDEPPGDGFDLVHVRLVLVHLPDRAEALRRMAGAVRPGGWLVVEDADPALQPLACPDERGPAEELANRIRRGFRALLAERGVDLAFGRTLPALLRGAGLHDVRAEGCFPLTSPACRELEAATVRQLRGRLVAGGLATEQEIERHLDQLRGEGMDVTTAPLITCWGRRPH, encoded by the coding sequence ATGACATCCGAGACCGGCTATCTGCTGGACAACCGGCAGCGCGAGGCCGGCCGGCGCTTCGACGCGCTGGCCGAGCTCTTCGACCCCTGGACCCTGGACCACCTCGACCAGCTCGGCCTGGCCGCCGGATGGCGCTGCTGGGAGGTGGGAGCGGGCGGGCCCTCGGTGCCCACCGCCCTCGCCGGGCGGGTCGGGCCCACCGGACAGGTGCTGGTGACCGACATCGACACCTCCTGGCTGACGCGGCTGTCCGGCCCGGCCACCGGACCGGTCGAGGTGCGCCGCCACGACGTGGCCCGCGACGAGCCGCCGGGCGACGGTTTCGACCTCGTCCACGTCCGGCTGGTGCTGGTGCATCTGCCCGACCGGGCCGAGGCGCTGCGGCGGATGGCCGGGGCGGTGCGGCCGGGCGGATGGCTGGTCGTGGAGGACGCCGACCCGGCGCTCCAGCCGCTGGCCTGCCCCGATGAGCGCGGCCCGGCCGAGGAGCTGGCCAACCGGATCCGCCGCGGATTCCGCGCACTGCTCGCCGAGCGCGGGGTGGACCTCGCCTTCGGCCGCACCCTGCCCGCCCTGCTGCGCGGCGCCGGGCTGCACGACGTACGTGCCGAGGGCTGCTTCCCGCTGACCTCCCCGGCCTGCCGGGAGCTGGAGGCGGCCACCGTGCGTCAGCTGCGCGGACGGCTGGTGGCGGGCGGCCTGGCCACCGAGCAGGAGATCGAGCGCCACTTGGACCAGCTGCGCGGCGAGGGCATGGACGTCACCACCGCCCCGCTCATCACCTGCTGGGGCCGGCGCCCGCACTGA
- a CDS encoding PucR family transcriptional regulator — MVNNKEQGVTVDDLLSYPALQLRLIAGGAGLHRSVSWAHVSELDDPTPWLLGSEMIMTTGIAMPRSAAGQRAYLERLDDAGVAALAVSAQLRMPPLRRAFFDAAEERGIPVLEIPLAVPFMAVAQEVAAAVQEDARHRLGAQLQVFGALRWLTSENLDTATLFGRLEKLSGYDIYLCTTQGRPLLPGVPAPDASVIPGSADAPPTIPGGFALPVPSPGGPAGFLIAFEREGARPAGLAVVQHIATVAALQLAMVRTERETLRREGAEILAELLQGALEPAVARRHLLRHSIEGETVLAVVRGVTEDVVLRALEDQPCLLLKRGEDRYLLGSPGLGEAVESLPGVAAGMSRPFSPGSPLRIAQREALWAASHAVASGRALVRYGDDVTGRWLPDDPAALTDLVEHVLGEALRYDTGHGSRLLTSVRTWMERDRRTDEAAAALHVHPNTLAYRLRRFSELTGRDLSTTGAFAEVWLAIRAASQLGLLD; from the coding sequence GTGGTGAACAACAAAGAGCAGGGTGTGACGGTCGACGATCTGCTGTCGTATCCGGCCCTGCAGCTGCGGTTGATCGCGGGTGGCGCGGGGCTGCACCGCTCTGTGTCCTGGGCGCATGTGAGCGAGCTGGACGACCCCACGCCCTGGCTGCTCGGCTCCGAGATGATCATGACGACGGGGATAGCGATGCCCCGCTCGGCGGCCGGGCAGCGCGCCTATCTGGAGCGGCTGGACGACGCCGGGGTGGCCGCCCTGGCGGTCTCCGCCCAGCTGCGGATGCCCCCGCTGCGCCGGGCGTTCTTCGACGCCGCCGAGGAGCGGGGGATACCGGTCCTGGAGATCCCGCTGGCCGTGCCGTTCATGGCGGTGGCGCAGGAGGTGGCCGCCGCCGTCCAGGAGGACGCCCGCCACCGGCTGGGCGCCCAGCTGCAGGTGTTCGGCGCGCTGCGCTGGCTGACCTCGGAGAACCTGGACACCGCGACGCTGTTCGGCCGGCTGGAGAAGCTGTCCGGCTACGACATCTATCTGTGCACCACCCAGGGCCGGCCGCTGCTGCCGGGGGTGCCCGCGCCCGACGCGTCGGTGATCCCCGGCTCGGCGGACGCCCCGCCGACCATCCCCGGTGGCTTCGCCCTCCCGGTCCCCTCCCCCGGTGGCCCGGCGGGTTTCCTCATCGCCTTCGAACGGGAGGGCGCGCGCCCGGCGGGGCTCGCCGTGGTGCAGCACATCGCCACGGTGGCCGCCCTCCAGCTCGCCATGGTCCGCACCGAGCGGGAGACGCTGCGCCGCGAGGGCGCGGAGATCCTCGCCGAGCTGCTGCAAGGGGCCCTCGAACCCGCGGTGGCGCGCCGCCATCTGCTGCGCCACTCCATCGAGGGCGAGACCGTGCTGGCGGTGGTCAGGGGCGTCACCGAGGATGTCGTACTGCGGGCGCTGGAGGATCAGCCGTGTCTGCTGCTCAAGCGCGGCGAGGACCGCTATCTGCTCGGCTCGCCCGGCCTGGGCGAGGCGGTCGAGTCCCTGCCGGGTGTGGCCGCCGGGATGAGCCGCCCGTTCAGCCCCGGCTCCCCGCTGCGGATCGCCCAGCGCGAGGCGTTGTGGGCGGCGTCCCACGCCGTCGCGTCCGGCCGTGCCCTCGTGCGGTACGGCGACGATGTCACCGGCCGCTGGCTGCCCGACGACCCGGCCGCGCTCACCGATCTGGTCGAGCATGTGCTGGGCGAGGCGCTGCGCTACGACACCGGCCACGGCTCACGGCTGCTGACGTCGGTGCGCACCTGGATGGAGCGCGACCGCCGTACGGACGAGGCGGCCGCGGCGCTCCATGTGCACCCCAATACGCTCGCCTACCGGCTGCGCCGCTTCAGCGAGCTGACCGGCCGCGATCTGTCCACCACCGGCGCGTTCGCCGAGGTCTGGCTGGCGATCCGGGCGGCGAGCCAACTCGGTCTGCTCGACTGA
- the speB gene encoding agmatinase, whose product MTEPRGPVDSSRVPRFAGPATFARLPRLDEVAGADVAVVGVPFDGGVSYRPGARFGPAAVREASRLLRPYHPGLDVSPFATQQVADAGDIAVNPFDIGEAIETIQDAAGSLQAEGTRLVTIGGDHTIALPLLRAAATRHGPVAVLHFDAHLDTWDTYFGAEHTHGTPFRRAVEEGIVDTSALSHVGTRGPLYGKQDLTEDEKLGFGIVTSADVYRRGADEVADQLRQRIGDRPLYISIDIDCLDPAHAPGTGTPEAGGLTSRELLEILRGLAGCRLIGADVVEVAPAYDHAEITSVAASHVAYDLISLLALQGKRETTDE is encoded by the coding sequence ATGACCGAACCCCGAGGGCCCGTCGACTCCTCCCGGGTCCCGCGCTTCGCCGGCCCGGCCACCTTCGCCAGGCTGCCCCGCCTCGACGAGGTCGCGGGGGCCGACGTGGCGGTGGTGGGCGTCCCGTTCGACGGCGGTGTCTCCTACCGCCCCGGCGCCCGTTTCGGGCCCGCCGCGGTCCGCGAGGCCAGCCGGCTGCTGCGCCCCTACCACCCGGGCCTGGACGTGTCCCCGTTCGCCACCCAGCAGGTGGCCGACGCCGGTGACATCGCCGTCAACCCCTTCGACATCGGCGAGGCCATCGAGACCATCCAGGACGCCGCGGGCAGCCTCCAGGCCGAAGGCACCCGCCTGGTCACCATCGGCGGCGACCACACCATCGCGCTTCCGCTGCTGCGCGCCGCCGCGACGAGGCACGGCCCGGTCGCGGTGCTCCACTTCGACGCCCACCTGGACACCTGGGACACCTACTTCGGCGCCGAGCACACCCATGGCACCCCGTTCCGCCGGGCCGTGGAGGAGGGCATCGTCGACACCTCCGCCCTCTCGCACGTCGGCACCCGAGGCCCGCTGTACGGCAAGCAGGACCTCACCGAGGACGAGAAGCTGGGCTTCGGCATCGTCACCTCCGCCGATGTCTACCGGCGCGGCGCCGACGAGGTGGCCGACCAGCTGCGCCAGCGCATCGGCGACCGGCCGCTGTACATCTCCATCGACATCGACTGCCTCGACCCGGCCCACGCCCCCGGCACCGGCACCCCCGAGGCGGGCGGCCTGACCTCCCGCGAGCTCCTGGAGATCCTGCGCGGACTGGCCGGATGCCGTCTGATCGGCGCCGATGTGGTGGAGGTCGCGCCCGCCTACGACCACGCCGAGATCACCTCGGTCGCGGCCTCCCACGTCGCCTACGACCTGATCAGCCTGCTCGCACTCCAAGGGAAGCGGGAGACGACGGATGAGTGA
- a CDS encoding purine-cytosine permease family protein yields MSESPALTEVESYGVERIPDADRSATPFDLFRVAFGGANTFATCVLGAFPILFGLSFWQGLAATLLGVVGGSLILAPLAVFGPCNGTNNAVSSSAHLGVHGRIVGSFLSLLTAIAFFSISVWSSGDALVGGAHRLMDVPQNDGTFALAYGVFGALVLTVCVYGFRFMLFVNKIAVVAASTLFVLGFFAFVGDFDPGYQGVFPSASTAGFWPAFIGSALIVLSNPVSFGAFLGDWARYIPADTSRRKVVTAAFASQIATILPFFFGLATASIIAKKAAPYMDAGAPNYVGGLLAISPGWYFLPVCLLALIGGLSTGTTSLYGTGLDFSSVFTRFSRVQATLFVGVLSIGFIFLGRFAANLSQSISTFATLIITCTAPWMIIMVLGYVTRRGWYDPDSLQVFNRRQRGGRYWFHHGWNWRGMSAWLTAAVLALLFVNVPGQFVGPLGDLADGADISLPVGLATASLLYLALLWLFPEPREVYGPEGPRLVRASDAPVPPITTEAGAPVPAVAEGA; encoded by the coding sequence ATGAGTGAATCCCCGGCACTGACCGAGGTCGAGAGCTACGGGGTCGAGCGCATCCCCGACGCGGACCGCAGCGCGACCCCCTTCGACCTGTTCCGCGTCGCGTTCGGCGGCGCCAACACCTTCGCCACCTGTGTGCTCGGCGCCTTTCCGATCCTCTTCGGGCTCTCCTTCTGGCAGGGCCTGGCGGCCACCCTGCTCGGCGTCGTGGGCGGCTCCCTGATCCTCGCCCCGCTCGCCGTGTTCGGCCCGTGCAACGGCACCAACAACGCCGTCTCCTCCTCGGCGCACCTGGGGGTGCACGGGCGGATCGTCGGCTCGTTCCTGTCGCTGCTCACCGCCATCGCGTTCTTCTCCATCTCGGTGTGGTCCTCCGGAGACGCACTGGTCGGAGGCGCCCACCGGCTGATGGACGTGCCGCAGAACGACGGGACGTTCGCCCTCGCCTACGGCGTCTTCGGGGCGCTGGTGCTGACGGTGTGCGTGTACGGCTTCCGGTTCATGCTCTTCGTCAACAAGATCGCGGTGGTGGCGGCCTCGACGCTGTTCGTCCTCGGCTTCTTCGCCTTCGTGGGGGACTTCGACCCCGGCTACCAGGGGGTCTTCCCCTCGGCTTCCACGGCCGGGTTCTGGCCCGCGTTCATCGGCTCGGCGCTGATCGTGCTGTCCAACCCGGTGTCCTTCGGCGCCTTCCTCGGCGACTGGGCGCGCTACATCCCCGCCGACACCTCGCGCCGCAAGGTCGTCACGGCGGCGTTCGCCTCGCAGATCGCCACCATCCTGCCGTTCTTCTTCGGTCTGGCCACCGCCTCGATCATCGCCAAGAAGGCCGCGCCGTACATGGACGCCGGGGCGCCGAACTACGTCGGCGGGCTGCTGGCCATCTCGCCCGGCTGGTACTTCCTGCCGGTGTGCCTGCTCGCGCTCATCGGCGGCCTGTCCACCGGCACCACCTCGCTCTACGGCACCGGCCTGGACTTCTCCAGCGTGTTCACCCGGTTCAGCCGGGTGCAGGCCACGCTGTTCGTCGGGGTCCTCTCGATCGGTTTCATCTTCCTGGGCCGGTTCGCCGCCAATCTGTCCCAGTCCATCTCCACCTTCGCCACGCTGATCATCACCTGCACCGCCCCCTGGATGATCATCATGGTGCTCGGCTATGTGACCCGGCGCGGCTGGTACGACCCCGATTCGCTCCAGGTGTTCAACCGGCGCCAGCGCGGCGGCCGTTACTGGTTCCACCACGGCTGGAACTGGCGTGGCATGTCCGCCTGGCTGACCGCGGCGGTGCTCGCCCTGCTCTTCGTCAACGTCCCCGGCCAGTTCGTCGGGCCGCTCGGCGATCTGGCCGACGGCGCGGACATCTCGCTGCCGGTGGGCCTCGCCACCGCCTCGCTCCTCTATCTGGCGCTGCTGTGGCTCTTCCCCGAGCCGCGCGAGGTGTACGGGCCCGAGGGGCCGCGGCTGGTCCGCGCCTCGGACGCGCCCGTACCGCCGATCACCACGGAGGCCGGCGCGCCCGTGCCCGCGGTGGCGGAAGGGGCGTGA
- a CDS encoding cyclase family protein, which translates to MRLIDLSVPVATGMPVYPGDPRVAIAPALSVAADGVNVLHLDMGSQSGTHVDAPFHIDDALPTLDRLPLERFWGRAVVVDARGAEPRTPLGPSLFEGRLRAGAIVLVATGWSRYWGHDDYLAHPYLTPEAAELLVDAGIRTVGIDALSVDATPADDLPAHRILCGAHAVIAENLTGLGPLLDAQTAGEPIEVSLLPLRLPAADGAPVRAVARVG; encoded by the coding sequence GTGCGCCTCATCGACCTCTCCGTACCCGTAGCCACGGGGATGCCCGTCTACCCCGGCGATCCGCGGGTGGCCATCGCCCCCGCGCTGAGCGTCGCCGCCGACGGGGTGAACGTGCTGCACCTGGACATGGGGTCGCAGTCCGGCACCCATGTCGACGCCCCGTTCCACATCGACGACGCGCTGCCCACCCTCGACCGGCTGCCCCTGGAGCGCTTCTGGGGCCGCGCGGTGGTGGTGGACGCCCGTGGCGCGGAGCCCCGGACACCGCTCGGGCCGTCCCTGTTCGAGGGCCGGCTGCGGGCCGGGGCCATCGTGCTGGTGGCCACCGGCTGGTCGAGGTACTGGGGGCACGACGACTACCTCGCCCATCCGTATCTCACCCCGGAGGCCGCCGAACTCCTCGTGGACGCCGGGATCCGCACCGTCGGCATCGACGCGCTGAGCGTCGACGCCACCCCCGCCGACGACCTCCCCGCCCACCGGATCCTGTGCGGCGCCCACGCCGTCATCGCCGAGAACCTCACCGGTCTCGGCCCCCTGCTCGACGCGCAGACGGCGGGAGAGCCCATCGAGGTCTCCCTGCTGCCGCTGCGGCTCCCCGCCGCCGACGGCGCCCCGGTACGGGCCGTGGCCCGCGTCGGCTGA
- a CDS encoding YybH family protein, whose protein sequence is MHDEVLRAADALVAAFGEGRLDDYFAAFAPDATFVFHTASGRLGSTADYRALWDRWVAEDDFRVVSCASTDRLVQLLGDSAVFTHLVQTTVRTTAGTETTHERETIVFRRQTHGHWLAVHEHLSAAPGTTTAPATTTAPATTTAQPPATSTITETER, encoded by the coding sequence ATGCACGACGAGGTTCTGCGGGCCGCCGACGCCCTGGTGGCGGCGTTCGGCGAAGGCCGCCTCGACGACTACTTCGCGGCGTTCGCGCCCGACGCCACATTCGTCTTCCACACCGCCTCCGGACGTCTCGGCTCCACCGCGGACTACCGGGCCCTGTGGGACCGCTGGGTCGCGGAGGACGACTTCCGCGTCGTCTCCTGCGCCTCCACCGACCGGCTGGTCCAACTCCTCGGCGACAGCGCGGTGTTCACCCACCTGGTGCAGACCACGGTGCGCACCACGGCCGGTACGGAGACCACCCACGAGCGCGAGACCATCGTCTTCCGCCGTCAGACCCACGGCCACTGGCTGGCCGTGCACGAACACCTCTCGGCAGCGCCCGGCACGACGACGGCCCCGGCCACGACGACGGCCCCGGCCACGACGACGGCCCAGCCCCCGGCCACGTCCACGATCACGGAAACGGAACGATGA
- a CDS encoding gamma-aminobutyraldehyde dehydrogenase — protein sequence MSELLVLRNHIDGEYADAADGRRLEVTDPVTGEVYATSPRSGAADVDAAMAAAAAAFPAWRDATPSIRQKLLLRIADAVEARAEEIADAECRNTGKPRALTLTEEIAPIVDQIRFFAGAARLLEGRSAGEYMEGLTSIVRREPIGVCAQVAPWNYPLMMGVWKFAPALAAGNTVVLKPSDTTPASTVLLAGVIGDILQELGLPAGIFNVVCGDRETGRLMVEHPTPAMAAITGSVRAGTQVAASAAKDIKRVHLELGGKAPAVVFEDADIAAAVEGISLAGFFNAGQDCTAATRVLVHESVHDAFVSALAKAAAATGTGGGIDDEDVLYGPLNNAGQLAQVTGFIDRLPAHATVETGGHRVGDKGFFYAPTVVSGLEQDDEIIQNEVFGPVITVQSFRDEAEAVAYANGVEYALASSVWTKDHARAMRMSKALDFGCVWINTHMILAAEMPHGGYKKSGYGKDLSAYGFEDYTRVKHVMTAL from the coding sequence ATGAGCGAGCTTCTCGTACTGCGCAACCACATCGACGGCGAGTACGCCGACGCGGCCGACGGCCGCCGCCTGGAGGTCACCGACCCCGTCACCGGCGAGGTGTACGCCACCTCGCCCCGGTCCGGCGCCGCCGACGTCGACGCCGCGATGGCCGCCGCCGCGGCGGCCTTCCCCGCCTGGCGCGACGCCACCCCGTCCATCCGGCAGAAGCTGCTGCTGAGGATCGCGGACGCGGTCGAGGCGCGGGCGGAGGAGATCGCGGACGCCGAGTGCCGCAACACCGGAAAGCCGCGCGCCCTCACCCTCACCGAGGAGATCGCCCCGATCGTCGACCAGATCCGGTTCTTCGCCGGAGCCGCGCGTCTGCTGGAGGGCCGGTCGGCGGGCGAGTACATGGAGGGCCTGACTTCGATCGTCCGGCGGGAGCCGATCGGGGTGTGCGCCCAGGTGGCGCCCTGGAACTACCCGCTGATGATGGGCGTGTGGAAGTTCGCCCCGGCCCTCGCCGCGGGCAACACGGTCGTCCTCAAGCCGTCGGACACCACCCCCGCATCCACCGTGCTGCTCGCGGGCGTCATCGGCGACATCCTCCAGGAACTGGGCCTTCCGGCCGGCATCTTCAACGTGGTGTGCGGCGACCGCGAGACCGGCCGGCTGATGGTCGAGCACCCCACCCCGGCGATGGCGGCCATCACCGGCTCGGTGCGCGCGGGCACGCAGGTCGCCGCGTCGGCGGCGAAGGACATCAAGCGGGTCCACCTCGAACTGGGCGGCAAGGCCCCCGCGGTGGTCTTCGAGGACGCCGACATCGCGGCGGCCGTCGAGGGCATCTCCCTCGCCGGATTCTTCAACGCGGGCCAGGACTGCACCGCGGCCACGCGCGTCCTCGTCCACGAGTCCGTCCACGACGCGTTCGTGAGCGCGCTCGCCAAGGCCGCCGCCGCTACCGGGACGGGCGGTGGCATCGACGACGAGGACGTGCTGTACGGGCCGTTGAACAACGCCGGCCAGCTGGCCCAGGTCACCGGCTTCATCGACCGGCTGCCCGCGCACGCCACCGTTGAGACGGGTGGCCACCGGGTCGGCGACAAGGGCTTCTTCTACGCGCCCACCGTGGTCTCCGGGCTCGAGCAGGACGACGAGATCATCCAGAACGAGGTCTTCGGCCCGGTCATCACCGTGCAGTCCTTCCGGGACGAGGCCGAGGCCGTCGCGTACGCCAACGGCGTGGAGTACGCGCTGGCCTCGTCGGTGTGGACCAAGGACCACGCCCGCGCGATGCGGATGTCCAAGGCCCTGGACTTCGGCTGCGTCTGGATCAACACCCATATGATCCTCGCCGCCGAGATGCCGCACGGCGGCTACAAGAAGTCCGGCTACGGCAAGGACCTCTCCGCGTACGGCTTCGAGGACTACACCCGCGTCAAGCACGTCATGACGGCCCTCTGA
- a CDS encoding GNAT family N-acetyltransferase, giving the protein MSEMTLRRAQVSDHGTIVECVREWWGDSRTPGQARELSMLLPRLFLQFFAGTSLVLEDRDGVKAFLVGFHAADNDHEAYIHFVGVAPELRGQGVGRRLYTAFFRRAAEAGRREVHAITSPLNTGSVAFHRAMGFMLEEGDREVNGLPVHGDYDGPGQHRVCFRRQIAVRP; this is encoded by the coding sequence ATGAGCGAGATGACACTGCGCCGGGCCCAAGTCTCCGACCACGGGACGATCGTCGAATGCGTGCGGGAGTGGTGGGGCGACTCACGCACCCCCGGCCAGGCGCGTGAGCTTTCCATGCTGCTGCCCAGGCTGTTCCTGCAGTTCTTCGCCGGCACCAGCCTGGTGCTGGAGGACCGCGACGGCGTCAAGGCGTTCCTCGTGGGCTTCCACGCCGCGGACAACGACCACGAGGCGTACATCCACTTCGTCGGGGTGGCGCCCGAACTGCGCGGGCAGGGCGTGGGGCGCAGGCTCTACACGGCGTTCTTCCGGCGCGCCGCCGAGGCGGGCCGCCGTGAGGTGCACGCCATCACCTCGCCGCTGAACACCGGGTCCGTGGCCTTCCACCGGGCCATGGGGTTCATGCTGGAGGAGGGCGACCGTGAGGTCAACGGCCTTCCCGTGCACGGCGATTACGACGGACCCGGGCAGCACCGGGTGTGCTTCCGCCGGCAGATCGCCGTTCGTCCCTGA
- a CDS encoding SGNH/GDSL hydrolase family protein yields the protein MARTRHPLAALIPLLAFLAVLVPLGAGTAHAESNGGVKVMPLGDSITDGFNVPGGYRVGLWQKLTAGRYKVDFVGSLFNGPSGLGDHDHEGHSGWTIQQIDDNVVNWLRTQNPHTILLHIGTNDIYGSNPAGAPARLSTLIDHITAQAPDAELFVATITPLGFMDSTVRAYNAAIPGIVQSKVNAGKHVHLVDMYSALTPADLADGVHPNAGGYDKMADVWWRALRSVPGSIGNPTFATTGSGARGNGSAARAA from the coding sequence ATGGCACGCACCAGGCATCCGCTCGCCGCCCTGATTCCCTTACTCGCGTTCCTCGCCGTTCTCGTCCCGCTCGGCGCCGGGACGGCCCACGCCGAGTCCAACGGCGGGGTGAAGGTCATGCCGCTGGGCGACTCGATCACCGACGGGTTCAACGTCCCGGGCGGTTACCGCGTCGGCCTGTGGCAGAAGCTCACGGCGGGCCGTTACAAAGTCGACTTCGTCGGCTCGCTCTTCAACGGCCCGTCCGGCCTCGGCGATCACGACCACGAGGGCCACTCCGGCTGGACGATCCAGCAGATCGACGACAACGTCGTGAACTGGCTGCGCACCCAGAACCCGCATACGATCCTGCTGCACATCGGGACCAACGACATCTACGGCAGCAACCCCGCCGGGGCGCCGGCCAGGCTCTCCACCCTGATCGACCACATCACCGCCCAGGCGCCGGACGCGGAGCTCTTCGTCGCCACCATCACCCCGCTGGGCTTCATGGACTCCACCGTACGCGCGTACAACGCGGCGATCCCCGGCATCGTGCAGAGCAAGGTCAACGCGGGCAAGCACGTCCATCTGGTTGACATGTACAGCGCATTGACGCCCGCGGACCTGGCCGACGGAGTGCATCCCAACGCCGGTGGCTACGACAAGATGGCCGACGTCTGGTGGCGGGCGCTGCGGTCGGTGCCGGGCAGCATCGGCAACCCCACGTTCGCCACCACCGGGTCCGGGGCGCGTGGCAACGGGTCGGCCGCACGGGCGGCATGA